The genomic stretch GGAGATCATGGCGATACGCTGTTTCCAGAGGTGATTTTCTTTTGCCCAATCATAAAGGAGTTGTTTGTCCTTATCGAAAAGCCAGTGTCCCAAAATCTTGTAACAGCTAAGGTCAACGAGATCCCAGTTGTTGATGGCGTCCACCTGACTCACGTAGAAATTCACGCAAGTCTCTCTGGACGTGTGGTCTTTGAGCTTGGCGTAACGATAAGTCAAGGCTAGAAGTGCCGTCAGGCGATACTCGTGGTACGGGGAGGCGAGTAGTTCCCGGAGCGTGTCGAAGTCTGCATCGAAATGTTTTTTGGCAACAATACGCAAATTCGGAACAACGACCCCGATAAATTGATCCCCTTCACCGTACTCCCCTTTACCCGTTTTGAAGAAACGGGGCAGGAAAGCCGCTTTTGATTCGTCCCGGTATGTATTTATTTCATTTATAATTTCTTTCGTTGAATTTTTCATCTTTCCCTCAGTTCTTTAGTTCCCGGTGTAAAGGTAATTATTGTTAGTAAAAAAGTAGGCGTTGTTATTAAAAAATTGAACAAAAATGGGGGACGTATTCTTTTTAATTGTATTTTTACCACATAATCGAAAAACGTGGATTTATGTCAAAAATTATAGCTATCGCGAACCAAAAGGGAGGTGTTGGAAAGACAACGACGTCTGTAAACTTGGCGGCTAGTTTGGCTGTACTGGAACAGAAAGTGTTGTTGGTTGATGCTGATCCTCAAGGGAATGCGACAACGGGAGTGGGATATGATTTAAAGGAATTGAAGGCGACTATCTACGAATGTCTGGTGGACGGGTTGGAGCCGAAAGAGGCTATCTTGAAGACGGACATTGAGAATTTGTTTTTGTTGCCTTCCAATATAGATTTGGTGGGAGCCGAGTTGGAGATGTTGAATTTCGAGGAGAAGGAGAGTATCATGGCGAAGGTGTTGGCAAAGGTGAAAGATGACTACGATTATATATTAATCGACTGTTCGCCTTCACTGGGTTTGTTGACCGTGAATTCATTGGCTGCGGCCAATTCAGTGATGATTCCCGTGCAATGCCAGTATTTTGCATTGGAAGGATTGGGTAAGTTATTAAATACAATCAAGATTATCCAGAAACGTTTGAACACGGCTTTGGAAATTGAAGGATTCGTGCTGACCATGTATGACGGGCGTGTCCGTCTGTCGAACCAGGTGGTTGCCGAGGTCCGGAAGCATTTCGAGGAGATGGTTTTCGACACGTTGATTCAACAGAACGTAAAACTGGCAGAGGCCCCGAGTTACGGACAACCGGTTATCCTCTACGATGCCGAGTGTCGCGGTTCCGTGAATTATTTGAGTTTGGCAAACGAATTGTTGGAGAAAAACAAAAAAATAGTTTAGAGTTTAAAGTCATGTAGAATTTAGAATGAAATCGAAAAGCGTTGGCCTTGTGCAGTTGGAATCTAAAATCTAAAATTTAAAATCTAAAATTAATTGATAAGAGATGGCGAAAAAGAGTGCATTAGGTAAAGGATTGGGAGCGTTATTGTCGGATGCGGCAGAGGAGGCGAAGCCAAGGGGGATGGCCTCATCGGCGTTACAGGAAGAATTGAAATTGAGTGATATTCGCCCGAATCCGAACCAACCGAGAACCGTTTTTGATGAGGAGGCATTGCAAGAGTTGGCCTCTTCAATCAAGGCTATCGGCATCGTGCAACCCATC from Butyricimonas virosa encodes the following:
- a CDS encoding DNA alkylation repair protein, which codes for MKNSTKEIINEINTYRDESKAAFLPRFFKTGKGEYGEGDQFIGVVVPNLRIVAKKHFDADFDTLRELLASPYHEYRLTALLALTYRYAKLKDHTSRETCVNFYVSQVDAINNWDLVDLSCYKILGHWLFDKDKQLLYDWAKENHLWKQRIAMISCMHFVKQGEFKDALAIADLLQHHPHDLIHKAVGWILREIGKEDEQLLVDYLTPRYKEMPRTMLRYAIERFEEGKRKAFLNSTI
- a CDS encoding ParA family protein produces the protein MSKIIAIANQKGGVGKTTTSVNLAASLAVLEQKVLLVDADPQGNATTGVGYDLKELKATIYECLVDGLEPKEAILKTDIENLFLLPSNIDLVGAELEMLNFEEKESIMAKVLAKVKDDYDYILIDCSPSLGLLTVNSLAAANSVMIPVQCQYFALEGLGKLLNTIKIIQKRLNTALEIEGFVLTMYDGRVRLSNQVVAEVRKHFEEMVFDTLIQQNVKLAEAPSYGQPVILYDAECRGSVNYLSLANELLEKNKKIV